The following coding sequences lie in one Cucurbita pepo subsp. pepo cultivar mu-cu-16 chromosome LG13, ASM280686v2, whole genome shotgun sequence genomic window:
- the LOC111808303 gene encoding ABC transporter B family member 15-like isoform X2, with translation MGEKNGNLERSNSKKKGSGGIKGIFIHADAVDILLMTLGFIGALGDGFTSPVVLFVSSRLMNSIGNTSKMSASSHNMHVFLHSIEKNAVAMLYIACGAFLVSFLEGYCWTRTGERQTARMRARYLKAVLRQDVGYFDMHVTGTSEVIASVSSDTLVIQDVLSEKIPNFLMNMATFLGSYIVGFIMLWQQALVGLPFALLLLIPGLLYGKTMMGFARESMEGYKKAGTVAEQAVSSIRTVYAYAGEDKIKSDYSSALETSVKLGLKQGLSKGLAIGSNGVSFAIWAFMAWYGSRMVMYHGAQGGTVFAIGASIAIGGLAVGTSFSNVRYFSEAIAAGERIMEIINRVPKIDSDDMEGQILENVSGEVQFNNVQFAYPSRPETIILKDLTITIPAGRTVALVGSSGSGKSTVISLLQRFYDPLGGSILMDGVGIERLQLKWLRSQMGLVSQEPALFATSIKENILFGKEDATMDEIIEAAKASNAHNFISLFPEGYDTQVGERGVQMSGGQKQRIAIARAIIKRPRILLLDEATSALDSESERVVQEALDKAAIGRTTIIIAHRLTTVRNADLIAVIQNGEVVETGSHNDLIQNQTGHYASLVHLQQTAAQQQSPNEPSASSVPHLARIRSNSSRRLSFLSASSSVNSVGSTTVIENKQKLPKPSFRRLLALNLPEWKQALMGCISAMLFGAVQPVHAFLMGSMVSMYFLTSHEEIKAKTRTYALGFVGLAMFTFLVNLCEHYNFAYMGEYLTKRIREMMLSKILTFEVGWFDQDENSSGAICSRLAHDANMVRSLVGDRMALIMQTISAVVVAFTLGFVLSWKLAFVIIAAQPVLISCLYTRQVLLRKMSKDAIKSQEQCSKLAAEAVSNLRTVTAFSSQDHILKMLEKAQEVPTQQGIKKSWYAGIGLGCSQGLTICVWALNYWYGSKLISQGETTAKGLFQTFLVLVSTGRVIADAGSMTSDLAKGSGVVSSVFDVLDRLTKIEPDNPEGYKPDKLTGRIEFKRVDFAYPARPETMIFRGFSIKIEAGKSTALVGQSGSGKSTIIGLVERFYDPIKGTIQLDGRDLKSYHLRTLRKRIALVSQEPTLFAGTIRDNIVYGYSETADESEIIEAAKAANAHDFISGLKDGYETLCGDRGLQLSGGQKQRIAIARAILKNPTVLLLDEATSALDGQSEKLVQEALERVMVGRTSVVVAHRLSTIQNCDMIAVLDKGKVVETGNHSSLMGIGEKGAYYALVNLQSTSH, from the exons ATACCTCTAAAATGTCCGCTTCCAGCCACAACATGCATGTTTTTCTTCACAGCATCGAGAAA AATGCAGTGGCTATGCTGTACATTGCTTGTGGGGCTTTTTTGGTTAGCTTTCTCG AAGGGTATTGCTGGACGAGAACCGGCGAGCGACAGACGGCGAGGATGAGAGCTAGATATCTTAAAGCAGTTCTCCGGCAAGATGTTGGGTATTTCGATATGCATGTCACCGGCACCTCCGAAGTTATCGCCTCTGTTTCCAGTGATACCTTAGTGATTCAAGACGTTTTGAGCGAAAAG ATCCCAAACTTTTTGATGAACATGGCCACATTTCTTGGAAGCTACATTGTCGGGTTTATAATGTTATGGCAGCAGGCGTTGGTGGGATTACCTTTCGCGCTCTTGTTATTGATCCCTGGTCTTCTTTACGGCAAAACCATGATGGGTTTCGCGAGAGAGAGCATGGAGGGGTATAAAAAGGCCGGAACGGTAGCAGAGCAGGCGGTTTCTTCGATTAGAACTGTGTATGCCTACGCTGGAGAAGATAAGATTAAATCGGATTATTCGTCGGCATTAGAAACTTCGGTGAAGTTGGGCCTAAAACAGGGACTTTCTAAAGGTTTGGCCATCGGAAGTAATGGAGTTTCGTTTGCAATTTGGGCATTCATGGCTTGGTATGGAAGTCGAATGGTTATGTACCATGGTGCTCAAGGTGGGACTGTATTTGCCATTGGAGCCTCCATTGCCATCGGCGGATT GGCAGTTGGTACTAGTTTTTCCAACGTTCGATACTTTTCCGAGGCAATTGCGGCGGGGGAGCGAATCATGGAGATCATAAACAGAGTCCCCAAAATCGACTCCGACGACATGGAAGGTCAAATCCTCGAAAATGTCTCCGGCGAGGTCCAATTCAACAACGTCCAATTCGCGTACCCGTCTCGCCCGGAGACCATAATTCTGAAGGATCTGACCATCACAATTCCCGCCGGTCGCACCGTTGCCCTTGTCGGTAGCAGCGGCTCCGGCAAGTCCACCGTCATCTCTCTGCTGCAGAGATTTTACGACCCATTGGGAGGGAGCATTCTGATGGACGGAGTGGGGATTGAGAGGCTGCAATTGAAATGGCTGAGGTCCCAAATGGGTCTGGTTAGTCAAGAGCCTGCCCTTTTTGCCACTTCCATTAAAGAGAATATTCTTTTTGGAAAGGAGGATGCCACCATGGATGAGATCATCGAGGCTGCTAAAGCTTCTAACgctcataattttatttctctgtTTCCGGAAGGATATGACACACAG GTGGGGGAAAGAGGAGTGCAAATGTCAGGAGGCCAAAAGCAGAGGATCGCCATAGCTCGAGCCATAATCAAGCGTCCACGAATCCTGCTCTTGGACGAAGCCACCAGCGCCTTGGACTCGGAATCAGAGCGTGTCGTCCAAGAGGCACTCGACAAAGCCGCCATCGGCCGCACCACCATCATCATTGCCCATCGACTCACCACCGTCCGCAACGCCGACCTCATCGCCGTTATCCAAAACGGCGAAGTCGTGGAAACAGGGTCTCACAATGACCTCATCCAAAACCAAACCGGCCATTACGCCTCCCTCGTCCACCTTCAACAAACCGCCGCACAGCAACAATCCCCCAACGAACCCTCCGCATCTTCCGTACCCCACCTCGCCAGAATCAGAAGCAACAGCAGCCGCCGCCTCTCCTTCCTCAGCGCCTCCAGCTCTGTAAACTCGGTCGGCTCAACCACCGTTATCGAGAATAAACAAAAACTCCCAAAGCCATCGTTTAGGAGACTTCTGGCTTTGAACCTGCCGGAATGGAAGCAAGCTCTAATGGGATGCATTTCGGCGATGCTGTTCGGCGCTGTGCAGCCTGTGCACGCGTTCTTGATGGGGTCGATGGTttctatgtattttttaacaaGTCACGAGGAGATTAAAGCCAAGACGAGGACTTATGCGCTTGGGTTTGTTGGGTTGGCTATGTTCACTTTCCTCGTCAACCTTTGCGAACATTACAACTTCGCTTACATGGGAGAATATCTCACCAAAAGAATTCGAGAGATGATGCTCTCCAAGATCCTTACTTTTGAAGTTGGCTGGTTCGATCAGGACGAGAATTCTAGTGGCGCAATTTGCTCCAGACTTGCTCATGATGCCAATATG GTTCGATCCCTGGTGGGCGATAGAATGGCTCTAATTATGCAAACCATTTCAGCAGTAGTCGTAGCATTCACATTGGGGTTTGTACTTTCATGGAAGCTGGCGTTTGTAATAATCGCAGCCCAACCAGTATTAATTAGCTGCTTGTACACAAGACAAGTACTCCTACGGAAGATGTCCAAAGACGCCATCAAATCCCAAGAACAGTGCAGCAAGCTCGCCGCTGAGGCTGTCTCCAACCTCCGAACCGTCACGGCCTTCTCTTCACAAGACCACATCCTTAAAATGCTCGAGAAGGCGCAAGAAGTCCCAACCCAACAAGGCATTAAGAAATCATGGTATGCCGGAATTGGACTCGGCTGCTCCCAAGGCCTCACCATTTGTGTATGGGCTTTGAACTATTGGTACGGAAGCAAGTTAATATCCCAGGGCGAAACCACTGCTAAAG GTCTCTTCCAAACCTTCCTGGTTTTGGTCAGCACCGGCCGTGTCATCGCCGACGCTGGCAGCATGACGTCAGATCTTGCCAAAGGGTCCGGCGTGGTCAGTTCGGTTTTCGACGTTTTGGACCGGTTGACCAAAATCGAACCGGACAACCCAGAAGGATACAAACCGGATAAATTAACCGGCCGAATCGAATTCAAGAGAGTGGATTTCGCTTACCCTGCTCGACCGGAGACGATGATATTCCGTGGGTTTTCAATCAAAATCGAGGCAGGTAAATCCACGGCGTTGGTTGGGCAAAGTGGGTCGGGAAAATCCACCATAATCGGGCTAGTGGAGCGATTCTACGACCCGATTAAAGGAACGATCCAACTCGACGGTCGAGATTTAAAATCGTATCATCTCCGAACGCTAAGAAAACGCATCGCATTAGTGAGCCAAGAGCCGACGCTGTTCGCCGGAACAATTAGGGACAACATCGTGTACGGATATTCAGAAACGGCGGACGAATCGGAGATAATCGAAGCAGCGAAGGCAGCGAACGCACACGATTTCATCTCGGGATTGAAGGATGGGTACGAGACGTTGTGTGGAGACAGGGGATTGCAGCTGTCGGGAGGGCAAAAACAGAGGATAGCAATAGCGAGAGCGATACTTAAGAATCCGACGGTGCTGCTGCTGGATGAGGCGACGAGTGCGCTTGATGGGCAGTCAGAGAAATTGGTGCAGGAGGCGCTGGAGAGGGTGATGGTGGGGAGGACGAGCGTGGTAGTGGCGCACAGGCTGAGCACCATACAGAATTGCGACATGATTGCGGTTTTGGATAAAGGGAAGGTAGTGGAGACTGGGAATCACTCGTCGCTGATGGGGATTGGGGAAAAGGGAGCTTATTATGCTTTGGTTAATTTGCAGAGTACATCCCAttag
- the LOC111808303 gene encoding ABC transporter B family member 15-like isoform X1: MGEKNGNLERSNSKKKGSGGIKGIFIHADAVDILLMTLGFIGALGDGFTSPVVLFVSSRLMNSIGNTSKMSASSHNMHVFLHSIEKNAVAMLYIACGAFLVSFLEGYCWTRTGERQTARMRARYLKAVLRQDVGYFDMHVTGTSEVIASVSSDTLVIQDVLSEKIPNFLMNMATFLGSYIVGFIMLWQQALVGLPFALLLLIPGLLYGKTMMGFARESMEGYKKAGTVAEQAVSSIRTVYAYAGEDKIKSDYSSALETSVKLGLKQGLSKGLAIGSNGVSFAIWAFMAWYGSRMVMYHGAQGGTVFAIGASIAIGGLAVGTSFSNVRYFSEAIAAGERIMEIINRVPKIDSDDMEGQILENVSGEVQFNNVQFAYPSRPETIILKDLTITIPAGRTVALVGSSGSGKSTVISLLQRFYDPLGGSILMDGVGIERLQLKWLRSQMGLVSQEPALFATSIKENILFGKEDATMDEIIEAAKASNAHNFISLFPEGYDTQVGERGVQMSGGQKQRIAIARAIIKRPRILLLDEATSALDSESERVVQEALDKAAIGRTTIIIAHRLTTVRNADLIAVIQNGEVVETGSHNDLIQNQTGHYASLVHLQQTAAQQQSPNEPSASSVPHLARIRSNSSRRLSFLSASSSVNSVGSTTVIENKQKLPKPSFRRLLALNLPEWKQALMGCISAMLFGAVQPVHAFLMGSMVSMYFLTSHEEIKAKTRTYALGFVGLAMFTFLVNLCEHYNFAYMGEYLTKRIREMMLSKILTFEVGWFDQDENSSGAICSRLAHDANMVRSLVGDRMALIMQTISAVVVAFTLGFVLSWKLAFVIIAAQPVLISCLYTRQVLLRKMSKDAIKSQEQCSKLAAEAVSNLRTVTAFSSQDHILKMLEKAQEVPTQQGIKKSWYAGIGLGCSQGLTICVWALNYWYGSKLISQGETTAKGLFQTFLVLVSTGRVIADAGSMTSDLAKGSGVVSSVFDVLDRLTKIEPDNPEGYKPDKLTGRIEFKRVDFAYPARPETMIFRGFSIKIEAGKSTALVGQSGSGKSTIIGLVERFYDPIKGTIQLDGRDLKSYHLRTLRKRIALVSQEPTLFAGTIRDNIVYGYSETADESEIIEAAKAANAHDFISGLKDGYETLCGDRGLQLSGGQKQRIAIARAILKNPTVLLLDEATSALDGQSEKLVQEALERVMVGRTSVVVAHRLSTIQNCDMIAVLDKGKVVETGNHSSLMGIGEKGAYYALVNLQSTSH; the protein is encoded by the exons ATACCTCTAAAATGTCCGCTTCCAGCCACAACATGCATGTTTTTCTTCACAGCATCGAGAAA AATGCAGTGGCTATGCTGTACATTGCTTGTGGGGCTTTTTTGGTTAGCTTTCTCG AAGGGTATTGCTGGACGAGAACCGGCGAGCGACAGACGGCGAGGATGAGAGCTAGATATCTTAAAGCAGTTCTCCGGCAAGATGTTGGGTATTTCGATATGCATGTCACCGGCACCTCCGAAGTTATCGCCTCTGTTTCCAGTGATACCTTAGTGATTCAAGACGTTTTGAGCGAAAAG ATCCCAAACTTTTTGATGAACATGGCCACATTTCTTGGAAGCTACATTGTCGGGTTTATAATGTTATGGCAGCAGGCGTTGGTGGGATTACCTTTCGCGCTCTTGTTATTGATCCCTGGTCTTCTTTACGGCAAAACCATGATGGGTTTCGCGAGAGAGAGCATGGAGGGGTATAAAAAGGCCGGAACGGTAGCAGAGCAGGCGGTTTCTTCGATTAGAACTGTGTATGCCTACGCTGGAGAAGATAAGATTAAATCGGATTATTCGTCGGCATTAGAAACTTCGGTGAAGTTGGGCCTAAAACAGGGACTTTCTAAAGGTTTGGCCATCGGAAGTAATGGAGTTTCGTTTGCAATTTGGGCATTCATGGCTTGGTATGGAAGTCGAATGGTTATGTACCATGGTGCTCAAGGTGGGACTGTATTTGCCATTGGAGCCTCCATTGCCATCGGCGGATT GGCAGTTGGTACTAGTTTTTCCAACGTTCGATACTTTTCCGAGGCAATTGCGGCGGGGGAGCGAATCATGGAGATCATAAACAGAGTCCCCAAAATCGACTCCGACGACATGGAAGGTCAAATCCTCGAAAATGTCTCCGGCGAGGTCCAATTCAACAACGTCCAATTCGCGTACCCGTCTCGCCCGGAGACCATAATTCTGAAGGATCTGACCATCACAATTCCCGCCGGTCGCACCGTTGCCCTTGTCGGTAGCAGCGGCTCCGGCAAGTCCACCGTCATCTCTCTGCTGCAGAGATTTTACGACCCATTGGGAGGGAGCATTCTGATGGACGGAGTGGGGATTGAGAGGCTGCAATTGAAATGGCTGAGGTCCCAAATGGGTCTGGTTAGTCAAGAGCCTGCCCTTTTTGCCACTTCCATTAAAGAGAATATTCTTTTTGGAAAGGAGGATGCCACCATGGATGAGATCATCGAGGCTGCTAAAGCTTCTAACgctcataattttatttctctgtTTCCGGAAGGATATGACACACAG GTGGGGGAAAGAGGAGTGCAAATGTCAGGAGGCCAAAAGCAGAGGATCGCCATAGCTCGAGCCATAATCAAGCGTCCACGAATCCTGCTCTTGGACGAAGCCACCAGCGCCTTGGACTCGGAATCAGAGCGTGTCGTCCAAGAGGCACTCGACAAAGCCGCCATCGGCCGCACCACCATCATCATTGCCCATCGACTCACCACCGTCCGCAACGCCGACCTCATCGCCGTTATCCAAAACGGCGAAGTCGTGGAAACAGGGTCTCACAATGACCTCATCCAAAACCAAACCGGCCATTACGCCTCCCTCGTCCACCTTCAACAAACCGCCGCACAGCAACAATCCCCCAACGAACCCTCCGCATCTTCCGTACCCCACCTCGCCAGAATCAGAAGCAACAGCAGCCGCCGCCTCTCCTTCCTCAGCGCCTCCAGCTCTGTAAACTCGGTCGGCTCAACCACCGTTATCGAGAATAAACAAAAACTCCCAAAGCCATCGTTTAGGAGACTTCTGGCTTTGAACCTGCCGGAATGGAAGCAAGCTCTAATGGGATGCATTTCGGCGATGCTGTTCGGCGCTGTGCAGCCTGTGCACGCGTTCTTGATGGGGTCGATGGTttctatgtattttttaacaaGTCACGAGGAGATTAAAGCCAAGACGAGGACTTATGCGCTTGGGTTTGTTGGGTTGGCTATGTTCACTTTCCTCGTCAACCTTTGCGAACATTACAACTTCGCTTACATGGGAGAATATCTCACCAAAAGAATTCGAGAGATGATGCTCTCCAAGATCCTTACTTTTGAAGTTGGCTGGTTCGATCAGGACGAGAATTCTAGTGGCGCAATTTGCTCCAGACTTGCTCATGATGCCAATATG GTTCGATCCCTGGTGGGCGATAGAATGGCTCTAATTATGCAAACCATTTCAGCAGTAGTCGTAGCATTCACATTGGGGTTTGTACTTTCATGGAAGCTGGCGTTTGTAATAATCGCAGCCCAACCAGTATTAATTAGCTGCTTGTACACAAGACAAGTACTCCTACGGAAGATGTCCAAAGACGCCATCAAATCCCAAGAACAGTGCAGCAAGCTCGCCGCTGAGGCTGTCTCCAACCTCCGAACCGTCACGGCCTTCTCTTCACAAGACCACATCCTTAAAATGCTCGAGAAGGCGCAAGAAGTCCCAACCCAACAAGGCATTAAGAAATCATGGTATGCCGGAATTGGACTCGGCTGCTCCCAAGGCCTCACCATTTGTGTATGGGCTTTGAACTATTGGTACGGAAGCAAGTTAATATCCCAGGGCGAAACCACTGCTAAAGGTCTCTTCCAAACCTTCCTGGTTTTGGTCAGCACCGGCCGTGTCATCGCCGACGCTGGCAGCATGACGTCAGATCTTGCCAAAGGGTCCGGCGTGGTCAGTTCGGTTTTCGACGTTTTGGACCGGTTGACCAAAATCGAACCGGACAACCCAGAAGGATACAAACCGGATAAATTAACCGGCCGAATCGAATTCAAGAGAGTGGATTTCGCTTACCCTGCTCGACCGGAGACGATGATATTCCGTGGGTTTTCAATCAAAATCGAGGCAGGTAAATCCACGGCGTTG GTTGGGCAAAGTGGGTCGGGAAAATCCACCATAATCGGGCTAGTGGAGCGATTCTACGACCCGATTAAAGGAACGATCCAACTCGACGGTCGAGATTTAAAATCGTATCATCTCCGAACGCTAAGAAAACGCATCGCATTAGTGAGCCAAGAGCCGACGCTGTTCGCCGGAACAATTAGGGACAACATCGTGTACGGATATTCAGAAACGGCGGACGAATCGGAGATAATCGAAGCAGCGAAGGCAGCGAACGCACACGATTTCATCTCGGGATTGAAGGATGGGTACGAGACGTTGTGTGGAGACAGGGGATTGCAGCTGTCGGGAGGGCAAAAACAGAGGATAGCAATAGCGAGAGCGATACTTAAGAATCCGACGGTGCTGCTGCTGGATGAGGCGACGAGTGCGCTTGATGGGCAGTCAGAGAAATTGGTGCAGGAGGCGCTGGAGAGGGTGATGGTGGGGAGGACGAGCGTGGTAGTGGCGCACAGGCTGAGCACCATACAGAATTGCGACATGATTGCGGTTTTGGATAAAGGGAAGGTAGTGGAGACTGGGAATCACTCGTCGCTGATGGGGATTGGGGAAAAGGGAGCTTATTATGCTTTGGTTAATTTGCAGAGTACATCCCAttag